The nucleotide window CCTTCGCCCCGATCGTCACCGGCTTCATGGTCGAACGAACGGATTCCTACGTCAACGCTCTGCTCGCGGCAGCCGTCATCTCGATCGTCGCGGCACTCGCATTCTTCCTGCTGGTCCAGAAAGACATCAGGGTCCAGCACACATCGAAGGTAATGGCATGACCTATCAGACAGACTTGTTCAAAGGAAAGGTGGCGCTGGTAACCGGCGCCACCACGGGCATCGGAGCCGGCATTGCCGCGGAACTGGCCAAGTATGGCGCTCGCGTTGTCGCCGTTGGCCTGGGAGCCGACAAGTTCGAGGCGCCGGCCGGCCTCGATATCGAGGCACGGGAACTCGATGTAAATTCCGACACGGCGGTGAAGGAAACAATCGCCGGCCTCGACCGGCTCGATCTCGTCGTCAATTGCGCCGGCGTCATCCGACGCGTGGAGGAGCATCAGATCGACGTGTTCGAAAAGGTACTGGCAATCAATCTTACCGGCACGATGCGGGTCTGCACCCATGCGCGGGACAAGCTGAAGGTAAACGGCGGCGCAATCGTCAATACGGCCTCGATGCTGTCCTTCTTCGGCGGCGGTCTTGTTCCGGCTTATAGCGCCAGCAAGGGCGGCGTCGCGCAGCTGACCAAATCGCTGGCGATTGCCTATGCGCCGGATGGGATTCGCGTCAATGCCGTGGCACCGGGCTGGATTGCAACCCCGCTGACCCAGGCACTTCAGGATGATCCGGCACGGGCTGGCCCTATCCTCGACCGAACCCCGTTGAAGCGGTGGGGCACACCCGCAGATGTCGCAGCTGCGACACTGTTTCTGCTGAGCCCGGCAGCATCCTTCATGACCGGAGTTGTCATGCCCGTCGATGGTGGTTATCTAGTCGCCTGAGGGCGATGAATGACAATAGACAAGACAACGGCAACCACCGAAAAGGCCGCTGTGCAAGGCACTGCGGCTTTCTCCAAATTCATGACGATCCTTCAGATCGTCAGTGATTCCGATGAACCGCTGACCACCGCGGCGATTGCCA belongs to Neorhizobium sp. NCHU2750 and includes:
- a CDS encoding SDR family oxidoreductase, whose translation is MTYQTDLFKGKVALVTGATTGIGAGIAAELAKYGARVVAVGLGADKFEAPAGLDIEARELDVNSDTAVKETIAGLDRLDLVVNCAGVIRRVEEHQIDVFEKVLAINLTGTMRVCTHARDKLKVNGGAIVNTASMLSFFGGGLVPAYSASKGGVAQLTKSLAIAYAPDGIRVNAVAPGWIATPLTQALQDDPARAGPILDRTPLKRWGTPADVAAATLFLLSPAASFMTGVVMPVDGGYLVA